One window of the Trypanosoma brucei gambiense DAL972 chromosome 3, complete sequence genome contains the following:
- a CDS encoding variant surface glycoprotein (VSG), putative yields MHPQEILYLTLATIASCTSNAEDETFIEAVTSPCYEVQYLYKLISHYETKITSAMTNQKQLTLEYTALTLATTYTSSGLKRPAYMFLAMATGRALHQQQQEIDKGQGQINQLLSVLQARRAQTKAILHREVDALKYDNGSNGQQAQNGLSTNSDFTCDVKTTAVQPNPDTCATKTDTGKHMDDTVITELPKTKNVKLTPDSRFAGDVYLIKVAATGDVDSQGSALTTYKPGACVSSGEGARSKGSINVGFGITAITRDKQKDAFEKTTIYATGNTTICTDDNADAKSHTITTKQVAAAICNLHNDNIKIIPRPIYQTKETLARTQTLKRAAQLLNSQGINSAEEDSKQTSAVKALLPSGEATLISDMIDPLANEHISYKADNGRAKVNLKKANSADHIATTLAFCFAKEHAAKVAAGAQKTSPDTKKEEKCKEGREKSKCTADTDCEHSDGKCKLKEGVKAEWTGTT; encoded by the coding sequence ATGCATCCGCAGGAAATCCTGTATTTAACTTTAGCAACGATAGCTAGCTGTACCTCGAATGCGGAGGACGAAACTTTCATAGAGGCGGTAACGTCGCCTTGCTATGAAGTTCAATACCTTTATAAGCTAATAAGCCACTACGAAACGAAAATCACCAGCGCTATGACGAACCAAAAACAACTAACCTTAGAATACACCGCCCTAACGCTGGCAACAACTTACACAAGCAGCGGATTAAAGCGCCCGGCGTACATGTTTCTAGCAATGGCAACAGGAAGAGCCTTgcatcagcagcaacaggaaaTCGACAAAGGGCAAGGGCAGATCAACCAGCTGCTTTCAGTACTGCAGGCGAGGCGCGCTCAAACCAAAGCTATACTCCATCGCGAGGTGGATGCACTAAAATACGACAACGGCAGCAACGGCCAGCAGGCACAAAACGGGCTTTCCACTAACAGCGATTTTACGTGTGATGTTAAGACGACGGCAGTACAACCTAATCCAGACACATGTGCGACGAAAACAGACACGGGTAAGCACATGGATGACACGGTCATAACGGAATTACCAAAGACGAAAAACGTCAAGCTCACACCAGACAGCAGATTTGCAGGCGACGTATACCTGATAAAAGTTGCGGCCACCGGCGACGTAGACAGCCAGGGCAGTGCGCTAACCACCTACAAGCCAGGCGCCTGCGTGAGCTCAGGAGAAGGCGCTCGAAGCAAAGGCAGCATTAATGTTGGCTTCGGAATAACAGCTATAACGCGTGACAAGCAGAAAGACGCATTCGAAAAGACCACTATCTACGCGACGGGCAACACAACCATTTGCACCGATGACAACGCTGACGCAAAGTCCCACACCATAACCACAAAGCAAGTAGCGGCTGCAATATGTAACCTGCACAATGACAACATAAAAATCATTCCGCGGCCAATAtatcaaacaaaagaaacacttGCACGGACACAAACGCTAAAGAGGGCGGCACAACTACTTAACAGTCAAGGCATAAACAGTGCCGAAGAAGACAGCAAGCAAACCTCAGCTGTCAAGGCTTTGCTGCCCAGCGGCGAAGCAACCTTAATTTCAGACATGATAGACCCGTTGGCAAATGAGCACATCAGTTACAAAGCAGACAACGGTAGAGCAAAGGTAAACTTAAAGAAAGCCAACAGCGCAGACCACATTGCAACAACCcttgctttttgtttcgcaAAAGAACACGCCGCCAAAGTAGCGGCAGGAGCACAAAAGACAAGCCCAGAtactaaaaaagaagaaaaatgcaaggaaggcagagaaaaaagtaaatgtaCAGCAGATACTGATTGCGAACACAGCGATGGCAAATGCAAACTTAAAGAGGGAGTGAAAGCTGAGTGGACAGGAACGACATGA
- a CDS encoding variant surface glycoprotein (VSG), putative, translating to MRNIVVFVLLSVATRNARATLEADNAGDLAMLCNIINMQGVQAAPTLDETDFGGEIETLEKMNMTTSDENWQKLFDGSKEANKWADKKATYGSEGKKTGWDDKWDKWAATKEKLTKPSEGRMWLDQNPQPTGEWAKKTAHININATLAKITEQLALYKAATEGAGKRIQEQVQQKISETIYGSWQKEFSGDAAKTLGDKSTYAAACQNSAGKSVANDILCLCCLAASGTSDECENTGTQCGWNRSPLTKLAAITAWCPQKKPEVITASSICQFIATVAAKIRVSKNVATIEHYLGKEPSTCSGATGNLCAKYTKYFGDSGDQKGVLGIPWVSKLEEAAQILEQIPMKAAEAQARAAQIETLIQTAKQHYKATQPTTEAEPAQAKTTSVPGHENKCKLKNATTEDCPSDHCDYDSKKRNANLNQEKKTKQKQDRKQLQIGLQGTKTSLIVKMTKQKKGKIVHL from the coding sequence ATGCGAAACATTGTGGTATTTGTGCTTCTATCTGTGGCGACGCGGAATGCCAGAGCAACACTGGAGGCTGACAACGCAGGAGATCTAGCTATGCTATGTAATATCATAAATATGCAAGGTGTACAAGCAGCCCCAACTCTTGATGAAACAGATTTCGGAGGCGAAATAGAGACCCtagaaaaaatgaacatGACGACCAGCGACGAAAACTGGCAGAAATTGTTCGATGGTAGCAAAGAAGCGAATAAATGGGCagacaaaaaagcaacataCGGATCAGAAGGCAAGAAAACGGGCTGGGACGACAAATGGGACAAATGGGCCGCTACCAAAGAGAAGCTAACAAAGCCGTCAGAAGGGCGGATGTGGCTCGATCAAAACCCACAACCCACTGGAGAGTGGGCAAAGAAAACGgcacacataaacataaacgcTACACTCGCAAAGATAACAGAGCAGCTAGCGTTGTACAAAGCAGCTACGGAAGGCGCCGGCAAAAGAATCCAAGAGCAAGTGCAGCAAAAAATCTCGGAAACGATATATGGCAGCTGGCAGAAAGAATTCAGCGGCGACGCGGCGAAAACACTGGGCGACAAAAGCACCTACGCTGCAGCATGCCAAAATAGCGCAGGCAAATCAGTTGCAAATGATATACTGTGCCTCTGCTGCCTCGCAGCCAGCGGAACCAGCGACGAATGCGAAAATACAGGGACTCAGTGCGGCTGGAATCGATCACCCCTGACAAAATTGGCAGCAATCACGGCATGGTGCCCCCAAAAGAAGCCGGAAGTGATAACAGCATCCAGCATCTGCCAGTTTATTGCGACAGTAGCAGCTAAAATAAGGGTAAGCAAGAACGTAGCGACCATAGAGCACTACCTGGGCAAGGAACCAAGCACCTGCAGCGGCGCCACAGGCAACCTATGCGCAAAATACACAAAATACTTCGGAGACAGCGGCGACCAAAAAGGTGTACTGGGGATACCGTGGGTATCCAAACTCGAGGAAGCAGCACAGATATTAGAACAAATACCGATGAAGGCAGCTGAAGCACAAGCTCGCGCCGCACAAATCGAAACACTCATCCAAACCGCCAAACAGCATTACAAAGCAACACAACCTACAACAGAAGCAGAGCCAGCACAAGCAAAGACAACAAGCGTACCAGGTCacgaaaataaatgcaaactGAAAAACGCAACCACAGAAGACTGCCCAAGCGACCACTGCGATTATGActcgaaaaaaaggaatgcaaacctaaaccaggaaaagaaaacgaagcagaaacaggatAGAAAGCAGCTGCAAATTGGTCTGCAAGGCACCAAAACCAGCCTgattgtgaaaatgacaaaacagaagaaaggcAAAATTGTGCATTTATAA